Proteins co-encoded in one Candidatus Binatia bacterium genomic window:
- a CDS encoding transposase, translating to RQYRRAPAKHADETGWRTDGHNGYAWLFATTDLSLFRFRSTRSAAVPREVFGSRRLPGVLVVDRYNAYNKLPCRLQYCYAHLLREVKDLGREFEENPEVQAFTTTFAPLLAQAMSLRRLPIPAAQYDAQAGALKQHIIDAADAQAQHPGIHRIQAIFRDHAQRLYHWAADRRVPAENNLAERELRPLVIAPKVSFGSQSEAGARTRETLMTVLATLRRRFADFEARSKRALDELARKPTADPYTLLFRNHSPP from the coding sequence TGCGGCAGTATCGGCGCGCCCCCGCCAAGCACGCCGACGAGACCGGCTGGAGGACCGATGGGCACAACGGCTATGCGTGGCTGTTCGCCACCACCGATCTCTCGCTCTTTCGCTTCCGCTCGACCCGCTCGGCCGCAGTGCCGCGCGAAGTCTTCGGCTCCCGGCGTCTGCCCGGCGTGCTCGTGGTCGATCGGTACAACGCCTACAACAAGCTCCCCTGCCGCCTCCAGTATTGCTACGCGCACCTGCTGCGCGAGGTGAAGGATCTGGGGCGCGAGTTCGAGGAGAACCCCGAGGTCCAGGCCTTCACCACCACCTTCGCGCCATTGCTGGCTCAGGCGATGAGCCTGCGCCGGCTGCCAATCCCCGCTGCCCAGTATGACGCGCAAGCCGGCGCCCTCAAGCAACACATCATCGACGCCGCTGACGCGCAGGCCCAACACCCCGGCATCCACCGCATTCAGGCCATCTTCCGCGACCACGCCCAGCGGCTCTACCACTGGGCCGCCGACCGTCGCGTGCCCGCGGAGAACAATCTCGCCGAGCGCGAGCTGCGTCCCCTCGTCATCGCGCCTAAGGTCAGCTTCGGCTCGCAATCCGAAGCCGGTGCCCGCACGCGGGAGACGCTCATGACGGTGCTGGCCACTCTACGTCGACGCTTTGCGGATTTTGAGGCACGCTCCAAACGCGCCCTGGATGAACTTGCGCGCAAGCCGACGGCAGATCCCTACACGCTGCTCTTCCGCAACCATTCGCCGCCGTGA